Below is a genomic region from Malassezia restricta chromosome VIII, complete sequence.
GGACCTCTGAGGTCCGTCCCGAACTGATCCTCGGCACCTTTACGTGTGTCGAGTGCAAAACGAGTATACCCGATGTGGAACAGCAGTTTCGCTACACTGAGCCGCTCATGTGCCTCAATCCCATGTGCCAGAACCGCACGCAGTGGGAGCTGGATGTGGAAAAGAGCCGCTTTTGCGACTGGCAAAAAGTCCGCATCCAGGAAAATGCCAACCAAATCCCCACGGGCAGTATGCCCCGTAGTCTCGATGTAATCCTTCGTTCTGAAATTgttgagcgtgccaaggcagGGGACCGATGTGAATTCACGGGCACCTTTATTGTCCTGCCGGACGTATCTCAGCTGGGCGTGCCTGGCGTCAATGCTCAGATCCAGCGCCAAACGCAATTTGGCTCTGCAACGGACACGGTGGCCAACCAGGGTGTGACGGGTCTCAAGACACTCGGTGTGCGCGATCTCACGTACCGTACCGTGTTTCTAGCCTGCATGGTCCAACGTGAATTTCAACGTGATGACGGGCGCACCGATGTTGTTTCTGACGACCACGAAGAAGACGCTGAGACGGTTTTGAAAGATTTCACggaagaagagcgcgaAGAGCTCGAAGTCATGGTGGCCAGCACAGATATCTATCCGCGCCTCGTTCGCAGTATTGCCCCCACCATGTATGGCCATGAAATTATCAAAAAAGGCATTCTGCTCCAACTCCTCGGTGGCGTACACAAGCAGACGAAGGACGGCATTCATTTGCGTGGCGATATCAACATTTGCATCGTGGGTGATCCCAGCACGAGCAAATCGCAGTTCCTCAAATATGTGTGTGGTTTCATGCCGCGCTCCGTATATACGTCTGGCaaggcgtcgtcggcggcaggTCTCACGGCCGCTGTCGTCCGTGACGAAGAAACGGGTGAATTTACGATCGAGGCCGGTGCTCTTATGCTCGCAGACAATGGCATTTGCGCCATTGACGAGTTCGACAAGATGGATCTTTCCGATCAAGTCGCGATCCACGAGGCTATGGAGCAGCAAACCATCTCGATCGCCAAGGCGGGCATCCAAGCCACCTTGAATGCACGCACGTCGATTCTCGCCGCTGCCAATCCGATCGGCGGTCGGTACAATCGAAAacagacgctgcgtgcgaaCGTGGCGATGAGCGCCCCCATCATGTCACGTTTCGACCTGTTTTTCGTCGTACTGGACGAATGCAACGAGACTGTGGACTGGAACAttgcgcagcacattgtCAACATTCACCGATTCCGTGACGCGGCCATTGCGCCCGAGTTCTCGACCAAGGCCCTGCAGCGGTACATTCGGTATGCGCGCACGTTTCATCCAAAGCTCACGCCCGAGGCAagcgatgtgctcgtggaAAAGTACATTCATCTGCGCCAGGACGACTCGGGTGGCTCGGTCGGTCGCAATTCGTACCGTGTGACGGTGCGTCAACTGGAAAGTATCATTCGATTGTCCGAAGCGATCGCGCGGGCCAACTGCCGCTCGGACATCACGCCTGCTtttgtgcgcgaggcatACTCACTGCTGCGCCAGTCGATCATACACGTCGAAAAAGACGACATTGCGATCGACAgcgaggacgaagagccCGCAGCGCCCGCTCCCATGGAAGAGCCCCAGGCAccgacgcgccgcagcatCACGTATGACCGCTACATGGAGCTCGTCAACCAGCTCGTTCTCAAAGTGCATGCTGTGGAGCGCGATACGTCGCAGGGCGTGTCTCGCGAGGCATTAGCGCAATGGTACCTCGAGGCACATGAGCACGACATTGACTcggtgcagcagctgcacgaagAATCCGATCTTATATCACGCGTCATTTCCAAAATGATCAAGGACGGCTACCTCGTCCACCTCCCTGTCGAAGAGTCCGAGCGCGTGCCCGGCGGGCCCGAGCAGGTGCTCATGATCCATCCTCAGGTCGACGTCGATAGCCTGCAGTAGCCCTTCTT
It encodes:
- a CDS encoding DNA replication licensing factor MCM6, which gives rise to MSSHAPLLSSRFHMDSASSVGLGSVPGTPRLDTDMGSYSQDRSGGAETPAAPAPSGRARPSTIPKLDDIPIVTDETGERVRESFAAFLERYMGDRPSSPDSIYVEQLYAMRDYGRTTLYVDFAHVLDHDEVLARAITEQYYRFLPYLRRALIECISVYIPGYLYLNAHMASTASSGLVTRDFSVSFHHLPLQSGIRSLRSDKIGRLLCVNGTVTRTSEVRPELILGTFTCVECKTSIPDVEQQFRYTEPLMCLNPMCQNRTQWELDVEKSRFCDWQKVRIQENANQIPTGSMPRSLDVILRSEIVERAKAGDRCEFTGTFIVLPDVSQLGVPGVNAQIQRQTQFGSATDTVANQGVTGLKTLGVRDLTYRTVFLACMVQREFQRDDGRTDVVSDDHEEDAETVLKDFTEEEREELEVMVASTDIYPRLVRSIAPTMYGHEIIKKGILLQLLGGVHKQTKDGIHLRGDINICIVGDPSTSKSQFLKYVCGFMPRSVYTSGKASSAAGLTAAVVRDEETGEFTIEAGALMLADNGICAIDEFDKMDLSDQVAIHEAMEQQTISIAKAGIQATLNARTSILAAANPIGGRYNRKQTLRANVAMSAPIMSRFDLFFVVLDECNETVDWNIAQHIVNIHRFRDAAIAPEFSTKALQRYIRYARTFHPKLTPEASDVLVEKYIHLRQDDSGGSVGRNSYRVTVRQLESIIRLSEAIARANCRSDITPAFVREAYSLLRQSIIHVEKDDIAIDSEDEEPAAPAPMEEPQAPTRRSITYDRYMELVNQLVLKVHAVERDTSQGVSREALAQWYLEAHEHDIDSVQQLHEESDLISRVISKMIKDGYLVHLPVEESERVPGGPEQVLMIHPQVDVDSLQ